tttcaaaatgctgacacgccgagctcaaaaggttcaccatcactgctccagAGGTTAGTGGGCTCAGAGCCTAGAATGAAGGATTTAAAAGCTTTAGGTAATTTGCACATGGAAGATTGTGGAGTGCAGCCTGGGCATggtcgtgtgtgtgtgagtgggccTGTTTTCCTGGTCTTCAGAACCTGGGGAAGAAGGAAATCCTCACTGCCTTTTCTCCCAGAGCAGAGCAAACAAATCAACCCCAATTTGAGTTTCTTTTCTTCTGAGGAAGAAGGtcccagcactggcagcaggcctGGTTCTACTGTGGGTGAAGCTTTTCCAGTAAGATATATTGAATGGATGTTGTcagaaaaacttattttaattaatgCTTTCTATGGGAAAGCACAGTATCAATGGATATACTGTAtatccaaaggaattgaaaacagggacttgaacagatacttttacagtggggccttgacttacgagtttaattcgttccgtgacggagctcgtaactcaaattactcgtatgtcaaatcaaaaagtgaacgagtgagacacgtgatgctgggctgatgttgtggcgttcactgtgacgttcactgcgccaactagcggtggggtatctgaagctggctcgtaatccgaattttagctcgcaactcaaagcaaaaaatcggctgagagacagctcgtatctcgaaaaactcgttagtcgggagtctcgtaagtcaaggccccactgtacacccATCTTCACAACAGCATTATTTATATTGCCAAAATGTAAAAAGGACCCAAATGTCTAGCAGCAGatgatggataaacaaattgtgctctgttcatataatggaatgtttttagccataaaaaggaatgaaaatctGATAAATGGTGGCAGGGACAGGGATGAACCGGTAGAGCACAGAGGACTTggagggcagtgaaaatactccaTATGATACAGTAATGAGAATACTAGTATATGTCATTTTACATGTGTCCAAACATATAGaacagtaatggcgaacctatgacatgcgagtcagaggtgacacgtgaactcatttttttggttgatttttctttgttaaatggcatttaaatatatgaaataaatatcaaaaatataaatctttgttttactatggttgcaaatataaaaaaatttctatatgtgacaggcaccagagttaagttagggtttttcaaaatgccgagctcaaaaggttcgccatcactgatatagaatgTATGACACCAGGAGTGAGCCTTCATTAATCTGTAGATTtggggtgattatgatgtgtcaatgtaggttcatcagttatAACAAATGTACTACTCATGATgggggatttttgttgttgttaatcctgacctgagtatattttttcattaatttttagagtggaagggaagagaagagaaagagacagagaaacattgatgtgagagagacacatagattggttgtctcccacacacactctgaccagggctggggatcgagcctgcaccaaAGTacctgcctttgaccagaatcaaacccgggcccttcagttcatgggctaacgttccattcactgagccaagtgGGCCTGGGCATGGAGGGGGATATTGATAATGGAGGAGGCTATACATGTGTGGGGGAAGGAGGTATATGGGAAGTCTCTGtatcttcctctcaattttgctatgaccctaaaactgctttaaaaaacaaagtgttGCTCtagccaattttgctcagtggatagagcctgtggactgaagggtcctgggtttgattctggtcaaaggtacatgcccgggttgtgggctcgatccccagtagagggtgtgcaggaggcagccaatcaatgattctctctcaccatagatgtttctagctctctctccctctcctttcctctctgaaatcaatacaaatatattgaaaaatttttttgaagCATGCTATAAATATAGATGAACCTTAAGGACATTATgatcagtgaaataagccagacacaaaggacaaatattgtatgattccactaaTATGAGGTATTTAGAATAGTCAGATTCTTAGAGACAGAGGTtacaatggtggttgccaggtgAAGGAGGAACTAGGAGTTAGcgtttaatgggcacagagtttcagtttgggaagatgaaaaagttctggagatggatggtggtgatgttgcacaaacaacagtgtgaatgtacttaatgctactgAACTAACTATACACTTGTAAATggtaatttttttgtatattttactacaaaaAAAGAATCAAGGTGCTTTCTTAAGATATCTTCTCACAATACAGGTGTTAAACTATAATTCTTTACTTTCCACTCAGTGTTCTTAagatattttttgctttttatattttcagatgAATGTTCTAGATTCAAGAGAAACTGGAATGATCTGGTCATTTACCAAAACTCACTGAAGCAAACCCTTGTGACATCTCCAGACACTTCCACCATCACAGGCAGAAAGGTTAGTCTGAGGTACATGGGCAGACTATTGTAAAGGCCAAGGACAGTAGCCTTTAGCAAAAACTGTTAAACTGTGGTATCCTCAACATAGACTTCTGTCTTGCTGTTCACCTGCAGTGACCTATCAGCCAGAGTCTCACATAGCACATTTCACCCATTTTTAAATGTCTGCCTGAATTTCAATAGTTGCCTCAAATGGAGAGATAGTATCAAATCCTCCAATACTTCTGGTTCATTTGgatataaaaatgtctaattttgcctTGGCATGTGTGACtcagttggagcattggcccacacactgaggagtctcgggttcaattcccagtcaaggtcatgtacctgagttgcaggtttgatccccagccccagtcggaaggcaaccaatcaatgtgtctttctcacatagatgctttccttccccctctcccccccccccaccccgcccactgctcccgcttcccttcccctctctaaaaatcaatggaaaaaatatccttgggccctagctggtttggctcaatggatagagcgtcggcctgcagactgaagggtcctgggttcaattccagtcaagggtacgtgcccaggtttcgggctcgatccccagtagggggcatgcaggaggcagttgatcattgcttctctcttatcattgatgtttctatctcaccctctcccttcctctctgaagtcaatagaaaatacaaaaataaaaaatagtgatactaaaaaatatatatccttgggTTTGGATTAACAATCAATCAAAAAGTCTAATTTTGAAGCTGTAAcagctttatttatttctcaGCCCTCATGTCTACTCCTCACTAGTATTTCTTCTCTAGTCTGCCTAAAGCCTAGCTAGCATGTTTAGAAGGTTAAGAGCTGGCCTTTGAATTCTAGCCCAGGGACAGTGGGGCAGAGTAGGGTGTGTCTTCCTCATGATACACAGCGGGTTAAAGGCCTGAAACCTTCGAGAACTGAAACAAAGCATATCTTGACTTAAATAGGTCCCCTTAACCAGTGGATCCTTTCATAAGGCCCACAGGCCACAGGATGGTAGTGTGTGGGAGCCTGATAGGCCTTCCATCCCTAACTGAGAGTTGTTGTCAGGCTCTCTTTTGAAGCCCTTCCAGGAACTTGCTTCTAGCTTCTTGATATTCATAATCTGTGTGACCTATTACAGTAACTTGATAAGCTCCATGAAAAGAAGTTACACTCCAGAGTTCATAGTGACCTCTCAGAATATCCACCTATCTTAAATGGAACCCTTATAATACTTTATATAAAGAGTCAAACAAAAACATATTCTCTAAAATGAGAACCTTTATACACATGTATTAAGCATGGTTTTTAATCCTACAGGGCATGGGGTGGCAAACAAGTTAGCAGAAAGGCCTCCAGAGGTGGCTGGAAGATTTAGCTGCTCTTTGCCCCTTCCTGGCAGCCCAGGGCCCTCCTCCCGGGTACAGCCTGCACTATGGACTCCCAGGGGTACAACTGCTTTGTGGACAAAGACAAGATGGACACTGCCATCCAGGACCTGGGACCCAAGGAACTGAGTTGCACTGAGCTGCAAGAACTGAAGCAGCTGGCCCGCCAGGGTTACTGGGCCCACAGCCATGCTCTGCGGGGGAAGGTGTACCAGCGCCTGATCCGGGACATTCCCTGCCGCACAGTCACTCCCGATGCCAGCGTGTACAGTGACATTGTGGGTAAGATCGtgggcaagcacagcagcagcacCCTGCCCTTGCCTGAGTTTGTGGATAACACGCAAGTGCCCAGCTACTGCCTGAACGCACGGGGTGAGGGTGCTGTTCGGAAGATTCTGCTTTGCATTGCCAACCAGTTCCCTGACATCTCCTTCTGCCCGGCCCTGCCTGCGGTCGTAGCCCTGCTGCTGCACTACAGCATCGATGAAGCTGAGTGCTTCGAGAAGGCCTGCCGCATCTTGGCCTGCAATGAACCCAGCAAGAAGCTGATCGATCAGAGCTTTCTGGCCTTTGAGTCTTCTTGCATGACATTTGGGGACCTGGTGAACAAGTACTGTCAGGCAGCCCACAAGCTGATGGTGGCGGTGTCGGAGGACGTCCTGCAGGTCTATGCGGACTGGCAGCGCTGGCTGTTTGGGGAGCTTCCCCTCAGCTACTTCGCTCGTGTCTTTGATGTCTTTCTGGTGGAAGGTTACAAGGTGCTGTACCGCGTGGCATTGGCAATCCTCAAGTTCTTTCACAAGGTGAAAGCTGGACAGCCGCTTGAGTCGGATAATGTGAAGCAGGACATCCGCACCTTCGTCAAGGATATTGCCAAGACCGTGTCTCCTGAGAAGCTGCTGGAGAAAGCATTCGCCATCCGCCTCTTCTCTCGGAAGGAGATTCAGCTTCTGCAGATGGCCAATGAGAAAGCTCTGAAGCAGAGGGGTATCACCGTCAAGCAGAAGAGGTAGGCTGGCCTCTGGGCAGGCTGCTAGGGGCCCACTTGGGGTGGGGCTTTGGTGGAATACATCCTGGGGACTTAGGCATGAGCTTGTCCTGCCAGCCTCTTGGTCTGCCTACTGCCAGCCAGCCTCCTGTACATGGATAGGAAATgataggaaaagagagaggactTTCCTGGTTACAGCCATAGGCTGCTGAGGCAGCTGTGGGAATGAAAGACACGGTTACTGTCCTCAGGCCTGAGGCCCAAGGCGGAGATGAAAGCTGGGTGTTGACCATGTGGTCAGAAGACCAAAGAATGGGCCAGACTGGCTGCCTCtggtcatttcttttctttcttttttttgcggCCCCTCTTCTACCCCTCCAGCTCTGGGCTCACTTGCTGCTGGACATGCCCCCTGCCCTGAACTCAGAACCCTGGGGAGCAGGGATGGGAAGGGCCCATGGTGTCCTGATACTGTCTTGGTACAGTATGACCTGATACAGATGACATGACTGTAGGTGTGAAGGCCTTTCTTCCAGGCCAAAGGCAGACATGTCCTAGACATCAGTACTTACTACTAACCTCTccttgtctgttttatttttcttcttcttctccatgTCCGTTGCTTCCTCCTGTTTTTCAGTGTTTCACTTTCTAAAAGGTAGGTCTGGAAACCACATCTCAATGCTTGGATTCTCTCTGTCTTCTGGCCTGGCTATCCCAGGGTCTGGCTGCTTGTGCTGGCTCTCAGGGCTTGCTTCTGCAGTGCTGCCTTGGAGCCTGGCTGATGTTCAGGAACCATCTGTTTGttcttctgtctgtctgtctgtctgtctgtttgctTAGTTGCCTCAGCTGTGCTCTCTGTTCGTGCTTGGCTGGCCTTGAGCATTGTCTTGCCAGAGCTGACTCACTTCCTGTCCCCATTTCTTAGAGAAAAGGTGCTTTTGTCCTTGTCTGGGCTGGCACTCTCCCCTCTTAGTAAGGAGGGGATGGAAGTGGGGCTCCAGGGAACAGCTCCACCCTGTTTCTTCCTGAGGGTTCCTTGGACCAGGCTTTAACCTGGCTGAACAGGTGAGAAGTTCCCTCCAGGCTTAGCTTTCAAGAGATCCAGTGCACACCCCCAGGGTAGCGGGTATGGTCAGGCCTGAGGTTGCAGGTGTGCGCTGAGTCTCTCCTGGCTCTCCCCAGGCAGTTTGTGCACCTGGCTGTTCATGCGGAGAACTTTCACTCGGAGATTGTCAGTGTGAAGGAGATGAGAGATATCTGGTCCTGGATCCCTGAGCGATTCGCCCTCTGTCAGCCCCTCCTGCTCTTCTCCTCACTGCAGCATGGGTACAGCCTGACTAGGTAATGCTGGGAGACTGGGGAGGCTAGGCCTGCCCTCCGAGGCCCCGAGGCACGGACTCTAAGGGTCAGGTGGtgctggaggggcagagggagtggTGAAGTTGTCCAGCTTCTGGTTCTATCTGTGCTTCCAGGAAGTCACACTGAAAATAGGCCTGTGAACCTTGGGACTTGGGTGAGGCCCTGCCTCTTCTTGGGGCCCTAGAATTGGGAAGCCTTTTCTGGGCTTCTCTCATTCCCAGGCCACCCAAATTCAGGGGTCGGTCATTACCGTACATGCCACAGCTCCATGTCCTCATGTAGGCATGGTGATGACATGGGAACTTACAGAACTATAAGAGGACGACTCAAGGCAACGGGCTGTGTGGTTcaggactccccacccccactctgtcAGTCCACAAGCCAGGAATAGGTTGGCCCtatggggctggggctgtgctgGACTCCCCAGGGCACACTGCCTCCCTGGCAGCTCTGTTGGGTTCAGCACCCCTGGAGCCTCAGATGCTCTGGCTTGGGTCACAGGTGACCCAGCAGAGGCAACACAGGCAGAGTTGGCCCAGCCCACGTGGCGGGGACTGTCTGTAGCCCCATGAGCATTATGGCACACCCAGAGCTACATTCGCCCAGCCCCAACCTCTGTGTGACTGAGGGACAGCTAATGGAGCTGCCAGGGCTGCCAGCCAAGCACCGGGCACCTGGAGCCACCACAGTGGCAACCTCAGGCTTCCTCACCTGCTTCCCATTGCCAACAGCTCCCACATGCTTGGACTCTGAGCTTTCCTAGAGCAGGGACCTGTTCCTCTTGTTTTTGCTTCTCCgaagcacctggcacacagctcTGCCTGCTGGGAGCGATTTGCCATGCTTCACACCAGGGTAGACAGTCCTGGGGCAGCTGACTGCTCACCCTGCAGACCctgggggagctcccccttggCTTAGAAGAGTGCCCAGTCCAGAGTGTTGCTAGGTCCTTGGCCACAGTGCCTGGTCCCCAGGAGATAAGGAAATGCAGTCCTGGGCCCGTCTGCCCCTAACAGTCCAGGTTTCCCTGGCTCTGTGAGTGCTGTCAGCAAAGCTGGCTAGAGGTGGTGTGGGAAGGAGTTCAGGAGAACTGCTTCCCATCAGGACTGGTACGTGTGGTCTCTTCCCCAGGTTCTATTTCCAGTGTGAAGGACATGAGCCCACCCTCCTGCTCATTAAGACCACACAAAAGGAGGTGAGCAGGGACCAGAGGGAGCCTGGGGTTCTGGCTTCTGAGTTTGGGGTACTCTGCTGCTCCTGTGCCCCTGCAGCCTCCACCCAGCATTCCCACACTTaggggcacagagcagagccaccGTCCACAATGAAGTGAATCTAGCCTCCCTATCTGACCCCCAAGTGCCCAGGGCCTCCTTGTTTCCCCTGagggcccaggccctgctgaCACAGCCTGGCTACTTAGGAGGACCATTGCAGGAATAAATGCTCAGTGAGCgaggcccagcctcctcccaacACAGCGGGCCAGCACCAGCTGTGTCAGCTGCCTTCACTTGCCTTCACCCCTAACAGGTAGTTCTCAGGGCCCTTTCTGCTACATATCTGTCCCCTGGGAAGTCACCAAGACTAGGGAGGTCAGCGCTCATGTGCCCCCATCCTGGGGGTGTCCGCCAGTGgtaggggctttttttttttttaacatttcacttgagttttttctttttttttaatatatattttgatttcagagaagaagagagagggagagagagatagaaacattaatgatgacagagaatcattgattggctgcctcctgcacaccccctactggggattgagcccgcaatccaggcatgtgcccttgaccggaattgaacccgggaccctttggtccacaggctgacgctctatccactgagctaaaccggctagggtggtAGAAGCTTCTGGTTCAAGTGGCTCCCAAACCTGCACCCATGGGAGTTTTAGGTTCCTCATCCCATTCCAGACTCTGTCTGGGTTTCCAGGAGGAACTTGGGCATCTGTATCACAGCAGGTGACTGATTGTCAGACACTTGGGGAAAACCCTGACTTTAATGGTGAAATCAAGCGCTTTGCTGGCTGACAGGGGGTTGGAGAATGTTGTTGAGCAGGCGTACCTCCTGGAAGCTCTCATCTGAGGGGCCTCTCATTCTGCCCAACAACAGAATGTGACATGGGGCTATTCCCATGCTTGAGGGCCAAGGagggaagcaaaatgaaaatatccCAAACCACTCCACCCCCACTCTCACTGCTAACCCCACGCCCTCCAAACTCTGACTTCCCACACCTCTCTTCACCTTCTTCGACTCTTGCCCTCAAGTGGGAGTGAGGGGTCAGTGACAAAGCTGTGCTGGTACCGTGGCCCCGAGGAGGCCTTAAGCAAAGGGATGCTCTTGGAGGCCAGCACGGTACAGCCTCACCTTGGGCCTTTCTCCCCAGGTGTGTGGAGCTTACCTGTCGACAGACTGGAGCGAGAGAAATAAGTTTGGAGGCAAACTGGGCTTCTTTGGGACCGGAGAATGCTTTGTGTTTAGGGTAAGTGGGTTTCCCTGCAGGTGCTCTAAGATCAGCAGGCCCAGCACCGCTGTCAACCCTGCTCACGGGGCCCTGTTTACTTTTGTTATAGCCGTTACCCTGCGGGATAACCTCGCATTTTCCTCTGGTTTGTGATCATTAGACCGTGAGAGCCATGAGAGCAGGCAGGCCCTTACCTGCCTTGTGTGGCACCGTCTCCTCAGCCCTGGCAGGAGGCCTCATACACAGAGCTCTCCAATGAAGATCTGTGGGAGGAAAGTGGCCAGAAGGGCCCTGCAGGGCATAGTGTGCCAGCTCCTCATACTTTCATCTTCAGTTGCAGCCGGAGGTCCAGCGCTATGAGTGGGTGGTCATCAAACACCCAGAGCTGACTAAGCCAGTCTCCTTGGAGACCTCTGCCACTTCGTCCCGGCACTGCCACTCCGTGTCCTTGTCCACATCCTCATCCTCAGACCCTGCTGACCGCCTCTCACCGTTCCTGGCCACTCGGCACTTCAATCTGCCCTCCAAGACTGAGTCCATGTTCATGGCCGGGGGCAGTGACTGCCTCATCATAGGTGGGTGTCTCACTTAGCCTTGGAGAAGGGTACAGGGTCATGGGTGGCCAAAGCCCCTGGGTCAGTCATTGCTGACTCAGATGCAGGTGCTCACCTGAAGGACAGGCAGAGCCCCCGTGATGGCAGAGGAAGAAAGCAGGCATGAGGAGTGGGAGTAGGGGCAGGTATTCTGGGTAAACCAGCTGGGAAGTGGACTCTAGCCTAGAATTTGGAcccaggctgagggctggcaGCCTTTGGAGGGTTGAAGGTCGGCCCTGTGGTTTTAGGCCTCTAGCAAGGCTGGGGCAGGGACAAGTGGAGAtgctcaggggcaggaggagagcaCCTCCAGGGCAGTACCAGACAGAGGGGCAGCCACTGACTGAGCATCCTGCAGGTGGAGGGGGCGGCCAGGCTCTCTACATTGATGGCGACCTGAATCGGGGCCGCACGGGCCACTGCGACACTTTCAACAACCAGCCCCTCTGCTCTGAGAACTTCCTCATCGCTGCTGTGGAGGCCTGGGGCTTCCAGGACCCCGACACCTGCTGACAGGCCTGTGCTGATGGTGACCGAGCTGCCACTGTGGGATGGGGGGCGGTGGGGTAGGGCAGGCTCTCTAGGGAAGAGGCAGTGAATGAAGATCCCCTCACCACATGCATAGGCAGCATTGGGATACAGCTGGGGCCCTgatgctgggctgggcaggggtacCTGACTCTGCTCAGACTTTCTACTGCCTCCACCTTGGTCTCAGGTCCTAGCTCTCCTCTGTGGGGCCATCCCCCACTTGCAGCCCCTGATCCTTAATCCCTTCATGGTGGAGACAGAACTAGAAAGGCAAAAGGAACTGGCTGCCAAGTGTGGGTCTGTGGCACCCCCTGCTGGTGCCTCTTTGCATGGCTTCTGTGCAAGGCTCTGCAGCCTtctgcctgccctgctgctctAGCTCTCCAGGGGTGTGTTGGTCCTGAGAAGACACAGGTGCCCTGGGGACTTTCTTGGCAGGAGCATCTGCCTGGGGCTTCTAACCCAGTTTCCTCCTTCCCATGCTGGCCTCCTGGGGCTGCCTCTTGGACAGTTAGCCATAAGGTGAAAGAGGTTGGGGAAGGCAGGATCTATGCTGAGCTCTGGGCTCCTCCCAAGGGAGGGCTAAGGGCCAGTGGGATGAAGGACCAGAATGGACATCATATGTTCTTGTGTTTCTGCAGAGTCTGAAGCTTCTTCTGGGCCTCACTATGTACTCACACTTGGAGAGGCCTCCCAAGATGGCTAGGGGAGGGCCCTCTGACCTCAAACCAGCCAGCTCCATTTCCGGGGGCCTGCCTGGAGAAGCCTGGACCCACGGAGCCTTCTCCAGTTCTCTTC
This is a stretch of genomic DNA from Myotis daubentonii chromosome 4, mMyoDau2.1, whole genome shotgun sequence. It encodes these proteins:
- the TBC1D24 gene encoding TBC1 domain family member 24 isoform X1; protein product: MDSQGYNCFVDKDKMDTAIQDLGPKELSCTELQELKQLARQGYWAHSHALRGKVYQRLIRDIPCRTVTPDASVYSDIVGKIVGKHSSSTLPLPEFVDNTQVPSYCLNARGEGAVRKILLCIANQFPDISFCPALPAVVALLLHYSIDEAECFEKACRILACNEPSKKLIDQSFLAFESSCMTFGDLVNKYCQAAHKLMVAVSEDVLQVYADWQRWLFGELPLSYFARVFDVFLVEGYKVLYRVALAILKFFHKVKAGQPLESDNVKQDIRTFVKDIAKTVSPEKLLEKAFAIRLFSRKEIQLLQMANEKALKQRGITVKQKSVSLSKRQFVHLAVHAENFHSEIVSVKEMRDIWSWIPERFALCQPLLLFSSLQHGYSLTRFYFQCEGHEPTLLLIKTTQKEVCGAYLSTDWSERNKFGGKLGFFGTGECFVFRLQPEVQRYEWVVIKHPELTKPVSLETSATSSRHCHSVSLSTSSSSDPADRLSPFLATRHFNLPSKTESMFMAGGSDCLIIGGGGGQALYIDGDLNRGRTGHCDTFNNQPLCSENFLIAAVEAWGFQDPDTC
- the TBC1D24 gene encoding TBC1 domain family member 24 isoform X2, producing the protein MDSQGYNCFVDKDKMDTAIQDLGPKELSCTELQELKQLARQGYWAHSHALRGKVYQRLIRDIPCRTVTPDASVYSDIVGKIVGKHSSSTLPLPEFVDNTQVPSYCLNARGEGAVRKILLCIANQFPDISFCPALPAVVALLLHYSIDEAECFEKACRILACNEPSKKLIDQSFLAFESSCMTFGDLVNKYCQAAHKLMVAVSEDVLQVYADWQRWLFGELPLSYFARVFDVFLVEGYKVLYRVALAILKFFHKVKAGQPLESDNVKQDIRTFVKDIAKTVSPEKLLEKAFAIRLFSRKEIQLLQMANEKALKQRGITVKQKRQFVHLAVHAENFHSEIVSVKEMRDIWSWIPERFALCQPLLLFSSLQHGYSLTRFYFQCEGHEPTLLLIKTTQKEVCGAYLSTDWSERNKFGGKLGFFGTGECFVFRLQPEVQRYEWVVIKHPELTKPVSLETSATSSRHCHSVSLSTSSSSDPADRLSPFLATRHFNLPSKTESMFMAGGSDCLIIGGGGGQALYIDGDLNRGRTGHCDTFNNQPLCSENFLIAAVEAWGFQDPDTC